In one window of Eggerthella guodeyinii DNA:
- a CDS encoding ferric reductase-like transmembrane domain-containing protein has product MRFLIALACCIVLVVPLAKPLKRYPVPFYLAALALVGLYWFGTSANATGGLWPYFMPLMQRCALAFALFTVVMFVGVLDEGSSLRARLMPIRRQLSILGCVFALGHLAFYGVSYVPRLGSAFAGNLGFSLALAGLLTALMAVLLVTSFQAVKRRMSAARWKGVQRLAYPFYLLTYVHLALLLGPSALAGRDTAAISLAVYSVAVGAYVVLRMRRALLRHHAPDPHAATVG; this is encoded by the coding sequence ATGAGGTTCTTGATCGCATTGGCGTGCTGCATCGTTCTTGTTGTTCCGCTTGCGAAGCCGTTGAAGCGCTACCCTGTCCCGTTCTATCTCGCGGCGCTTGCGCTTGTGGGCCTGTACTGGTTCGGGACGAGCGCGAACGCGACGGGCGGCCTGTGGCCGTACTTCATGCCGCTCATGCAGCGATGTGCGCTTGCGTTCGCGCTGTTCACCGTCGTGATGTTCGTGGGCGTGCTCGACGAGGGGTCGTCGCTGCGGGCACGGCTCATGCCCATCCGACGGCAGCTGTCCATCCTGGGATGCGTGTTCGCGCTGGGACACCTGGCCTTTTACGGCGTCTCCTACGTGCCGCGGCTGGGCTCGGCGTTCGCCGGGAACCTCGGGTTCTCGCTGGCGCTCGCAGGGCTGCTGACGGCCCTCATGGCCGTGTTGCTGGTCACCTCGTTCCAGGCGGTGAAGCGGCGGATGAGCGCCGCGCGCTGGAAGGGCGTGCAGCGCCTGGCATACCCGTTCTACCTGCTCACGTACGTGCATCTCGCGTTGCTGCTGGGTCCGTCCGCGCTCGCCGGACGCGACACGGCCGCCATCAGCCTGGCGGTGTACTCCGTGGCGGTGGGCGCCTACGTCGTGCTGCGCATGCGGCGCGCCCTCCTGCGCCACCACGCGCCCGACCCGCATGCCGCGACGGTCGGCTGA
- a CDS encoding slipin family protein — MKNRKGKNQTDAPAAKPFSIEKYNSRTDRRTSQNGSLMFSAFVFVVALVLAIAAGYLIAGAFTVWVVLVGFALACLAEMSIHIAMQWERVVVLRFGKFSRSKGPGLYFTIPFIEQTALKADQRIMVTGFGAEETLTSDLVPINVDAVLFWMVWDAEKACLEVENYYNSVSLVAQTALRDAIGRASVSEVAIRRNQLDQELQEVIEERTSLWGITVLSVEIRDIVIPQELQEVMSTEAQAEREKNARMVLAEVEKDISAMLVDAAHVYEENEVALRLRTMHLLYESVKGSGGTVVIPSAYSEGFSDAALNNMTDSLRTPKG; from the coding sequence ATGAAAAATCGCAAAGGAAAGAATCAAACTGACGCGCCGGCCGCCAAGCCGTTCTCCATCGAGAAGTACAACTCGCGCACCGATCGACGCACGTCGCAGAACGGCTCGCTCATGTTCTCGGCGTTCGTGTTCGTGGTGGCGCTCGTGCTGGCCATCGCCGCAGGCTACCTGATCGCCGGCGCGTTCACCGTATGGGTGGTGCTCGTCGGCTTCGCGTTGGCGTGCCTGGCCGAGATGTCCATCCACATCGCCATGCAGTGGGAGCGCGTGGTCGTGCTGCGCTTCGGCAAGTTCAGCCGCTCGAAGGGCCCCGGCCTGTACTTCACCATCCCCTTCATCGAGCAGACCGCCCTCAAGGCCGACCAGCGCATCATGGTCACCGGGTTCGGCGCTGAGGAGACGCTGACCAGCGACCTCGTGCCCATCAACGTGGATGCCGTGCTGTTCTGGATGGTGTGGGACGCCGAGAAGGCCTGCCTCGAGGTGGAGAACTACTACAACTCCGTGTCGCTCGTGGCGCAGACCGCGCTGCGCGACGCCATCGGCCGCGCGAGCGTGTCGGAGGTGGCCATCCGCCGCAACCAGCTGGACCAGGAGCTGCAGGAGGTCATCGAGGAGCGCACGTCGCTGTGGGGCATCACCGTGCTGTCGGTGGAGATCCGCGACATCGTGATTCCCCAGGAGCTGCAGGAAGTCATGTCCACCGAGGCCCAGGCCGAGCGCGAGAAGAACGCGCGCATGGTGCTGGCCGAGGTGGAGAAGGACATCTCGGCCATGCTCGTGGACGCGGCGCACGTGTACGAGGAGAACGAGGTGGCCCTGCGCCTGCGCACGATGCACCTCTTGTACGAGAGCGTGAAGGGCTCGGGCGGCACCGTGGTCATCCCGAGCGCCTACAGCGAGGGCTTCAGCGACGCCGCCCTCAACAACATGACCGATTCCCTGAGAACCCCGAAGGGGTAG
- a CDS encoding GntR family transcriptional regulator has product MALFEIDESSGLPVWVQLRNRFVYLIKTGHYQPGDQLPSVRTLAAEAAINYNTVSKVYINLEHDGYVESVRGRGVFVRDIGKLAADDVQSIADTEIEESIRRCLALGMTLDEIMLRMIDVAHRVQQDVEGGASMRRGLYEKSQRKESN; this is encoded by the coding sequence ATGGCATTATTCGAGATAGACGAGTCGTCGGGGCTGCCCGTGTGGGTGCAGCTGCGCAACCGGTTCGTCTACTTGATCAAGACCGGCCACTACCAGCCCGGGGACCAGCTGCCCAGCGTCCGTACGCTCGCCGCCGAAGCCGCCATCAACTACAACACCGTGAGCAAGGTGTACATCAACCTCGAGCACGACGGGTACGTGGAGTCGGTTCGAGGGCGCGGCGTGTTCGTCCGCGATATCGGGAAGCTGGCTGCCGACGACGTGCAGTCCATCGCCGATACGGAAATCGAGGAGAGCATCAGGCGGTGCCTCGCTTTGGGCATGACGCTTGATGAAATCATGTTGAGGATGATCGACGTCGCCCATCGCGTCCAGCAGGACGTGGAAGGCGGCGCGAGCATGAGACGGGGCTTGTATGAAAAATCGCAAAGGAAAGAATCAAACTGA
- a CDS encoding TorD/DmsD family molecular chaperone: MGDIYDCGKLEAAGVCFVAASRLLYCEPDDAEIANQVEQRMFEEAPFGMDDARVRAGLTAMDAWCDEPLTAERMAALKREWFRLFVGAGTPDAPSWESFYVDPNSQLFSKHTLEVRAWYQRYGLQIERLHAEPDDHLGLMLGFVGHLAGLEAEALSDGDEARARQLAHDQEAFLVEHVLPWLAAWRYSVNEHAASGYFRGAADLVFGLCACYARRFDVVFDEDKQVFKRTSG, encoded by the coding sequence ATGGGGGATATCTACGATTGCGGCAAGCTGGAAGCGGCCGGGGTTTGCTTCGTCGCTGCCTCGCGCTTGCTGTATTGCGAACCGGACGATGCTGAAATAGCAAATCAGGTGGAGCAGCGCATGTTCGAAGAGGCGCCGTTCGGCATGGACGATGCCCGGGTGCGCGCGGGCTTGACGGCGATGGATGCCTGGTGCGACGAACCGCTCACCGCAGAGCGCATGGCCGCTCTCAAGCGCGAGTGGTTCAGGCTGTTCGTGGGTGCCGGTACGCCCGATGCGCCCAGCTGGGAGTCGTTCTACGTCGACCCGAACAGCCAACTGTTCAGCAAGCACACGCTTGAGGTGCGCGCGTGGTACCAGCGCTACGGGTTGCAGATCGAGCGGCTGCACGCTGAGCCCGACGATCATCTGGGGCTCATGCTGGGATTCGTCGGCCATCTCGCGGGGCTCGAAGCCGAAGCGCTTTCCGATGGCGACGAGGCTCGAGCGCGCCAGCTGGCGCACGATCAGGAGGCGTTCCTGGTGGAGCATGTACTGCCTTGGCTTGCGGCTTGGCGCTACAGCGTGAACGAGCACGCGGCATCCGGCTACTTCCGCGGCGCAGCCGACCTCGTATTCGGCCTGTGCGCATGCTATGCTCGGCGATTCGACGTTGTGTTCGACGAGGACAAGCAGGTGTTCAAGCGCACGAGCGGCTAG
- a CDS encoding 4Fe-4S dicluster domain-containing protein has translation MAQYAFYFDSNKCSGCKTCQVACKETYKLPVSNLYRKVLNYQGGTWERNEAGSYVPSGVFGYFVSMACNHCVDPACVANCPTGAMQKDEETGIVWTDHEVCIGCKTCQTVCPYDAPTYGEEEGYMMKCDMCKAEVEGDGKPICVTGCPMRALDFGTREDMIAKYGEGDVEVEPLPKDTTHPNLIMNPHRNAQKTGSGTGALVNLEEEI, from the coding sequence ATGGCTCAGTACGCATTCTACTTTGATTCCAACAAGTGCTCCGGCTGCAAAACCTGCCAAGTCGCTTGCAAGGAGACCTACAAGCTTCCGGTGAGCAACTTGTACCGCAAGGTGCTGAACTATCAGGGCGGCACGTGGGAGCGGAACGAGGCGGGCAGCTACGTGCCCAGCGGCGTGTTCGGCTACTTCGTCTCCATGGCCTGCAACCACTGCGTCGATCCGGCGTGCGTGGCGAACTGCCCGACGGGTGCCATGCAGAAGGATGAGGAAACCGGCATCGTGTGGACCGATCACGAGGTGTGCATCGGCTGCAAGACCTGCCAGACCGTATGCCCCTACGACGCCCCGACGTACGGCGAAGAAGAGGGCTACATGATGAAGTGCGATATGTGCAAAGCCGAGGTTGAAGGCGACGGCAAGCCGATCTGCGTCACCGGCTGTCCCATGCGTGCGCTCGATTTCGGCACGCGCGAGGACATGATCGCGAAGTACGGGGAAGGCGACGTGGAAGTGGAGCCTCTGCCCAAGGATACGACGCATCCGAACCTCATCATGAACCCGCATCGCAACGCCCAGAAGACGGGCAGCGGAACGGGCGCGCTCGTGAACCTGGAAGAAGAGATCTAG
- a CDS encoding molybdopterin-dependent oxidoreductase, whose protein sequence is MGNSLTRRSFVKWGSATAGAAALVGFTGCSPAGDAGTDAGGAAPAAEEKGEWKTGACMNNCSCGSSRCLLKVYVEDGVPLKIRTDEQDEDSIEVPQRRACPRGRAQISNITSPARIKYPMKRKGWSPENPNGEMRGKDEWERVSWDEALDYIAAEMKKAYDTYGNRSILAAAYDDIGDTYFDPVICLLNSLGGAVHHDMGTVSLGSWPLPELFMTGGMLNAPDALAVAESDLHFHFGNNWMANKGGNTAYQLDYAREQGGKVIIVDPWLNQTVQAVADEWVAVRPGTDTALCIGMMYHQIENGLYDQEFLDTYCVGFDAEHMPEGAPAEDNFKDYVLGTYDNEPKTPEWAEAICGVPADTIRRLAEEIHAAEKVDFFAGQSTTKIPAGEMFAQAFYTLAMMHGGLGTPGNYASWVGLHEGMSGAPFVMAGDSSNGAKKNPVNPLTPPAVMSTPDWSKIEDPTSWEKIDHTECWVSILNGEYGRDVWPGGKKPIDIHVIYSGGYQNSLNSLPNANAAIEVFRKMDFVWGANPFFDPSRQYCDIVLPVATWWEKGNLAWTNNSDTVYWADRIMEPLFESKPESYVAEELAKRLNVDSAAVNTMTDAERTYTSLAGAMYMTDHDTMQYAPLLTITQEDIDELGVEGAPQEGIMTVAEFKEKGLYKTKRSFGDKLTNIPYKAFYADPAANPLATSTGKFEIYCPMLSGYVNSVGFSTISPIAKWQIGDPEQGQGTQTDEYPLLLWTPHSLRRAHTVNDNVTSLREAFPQECFMSEVDADERGIKNGDLVLMTSPHGQVLRPAKVLPTLVPGSVALQDGAWIQIDEATGIDVGGDPNILQAPKSSGEASQSWTGTLVQVEKYTGDIKLDPDKNRPIVMPVGVE, encoded by the coding sequence GTGGGCAATTCACTGACACGACGCAGTTTCGTCAAATGGGGATCGGCTACTGCAGGTGCTGCAGCATTGGTCGGCTTCACCGGCTGTTCTCCTGCGGGAGACGCGGGCACCGATGCGGGGGGAGCCGCTCCCGCCGCAGAGGAGAAGGGCGAGTGGAAAACCGGCGCCTGCATGAACAACTGCAGCTGCGGTTCTTCGCGTTGCTTGCTCAAGGTGTACGTCGAGGACGGCGTGCCGCTTAAAATACGAACCGATGAGCAGGATGAGGATTCGATCGAGGTGCCCCAGCGCCGCGCCTGTCCGCGTGGACGCGCGCAGATCAGCAACATCACGTCGCCGGCGCGCATCAAGTACCCCATGAAGCGCAAGGGCTGGAGTCCCGAGAATCCCAACGGCGAGATGCGCGGCAAGGACGAGTGGGAGCGCGTCAGTTGGGACGAGGCGCTCGATTACATCGCTGCCGAGATGAAGAAGGCATACGATACGTACGGCAACCGATCGATTCTCGCCGCCGCCTACGACGATATCGGCGACACGTACTTCGATCCGGTCATTTGCCTGCTCAACAGCTTGGGCGGAGCCGTGCACCACGACATGGGCACCGTTTCGCTCGGTTCGTGGCCGCTTCCCGAACTGTTCATGACCGGCGGCATGCTCAATGCCCCCGACGCCTTGGCCGTCGCCGAGAGCGATCTGCACTTCCATTTCGGCAATAACTGGATGGCCAACAAGGGCGGCAACACCGCGTATCAGCTCGACTATGCGCGCGAACAGGGCGGCAAGGTCATCATCGTCGATCCGTGGTTGAACCAGACGGTGCAAGCGGTTGCGGACGAATGGGTTGCCGTGCGTCCTGGCACCGATACGGCGCTGTGCATCGGCATGATGTATCATCAGATCGAGAACGGCCTGTACGATCAGGAATTCCTCGACACGTACTGCGTGGGCTTCGACGCCGAGCATATGCCCGAGGGGGCTCCGGCCGAGGACAACTTCAAGGACTACGTGCTGGGCACGTACGACAACGAGCCCAAGACGCCCGAGTGGGCGGAGGCCATCTGCGGCGTTCCGGCCGATACGATTCGCCGTCTGGCCGAGGAGATCCACGCAGCCGAGAAGGTGGACTTCTTCGCCGGCCAATCCACGACGAAGATACCTGCAGGCGAGATGTTCGCGCAGGCATTCTACACGCTCGCCATGATGCACGGCGGCCTCGGCACGCCGGGCAACTACGCCAGCTGGGTCGGTTTGCACGAAGGCATGTCGGGCGCCCCGTTCGTGATGGCGGGAGATTCGTCGAACGGAGCGAAGAAGAACCCGGTGAACCCGCTGACGCCTCCTGCGGTCATGTCGACTCCCGACTGGTCGAAGATCGAAGACCCCACGTCGTGGGAGAAGATCGATCATACCGAGTGCTGGGTTTCCATCCTCAATGGCGAATACGGCCGCGACGTATGGCCGGGTGGCAAGAAGCCGATTGACATTCACGTGATCTATTCTGGCGGATATCAGAATTCGTTGAACTCGCTGCCGAACGCCAATGCGGCCATCGAGGTGTTCCGCAAAATGGACTTCGTGTGGGGCGCGAACCCGTTCTTCGATCCGTCGCGCCAGTATTGCGACATCGTGCTGCCGGTTGCCACGTGGTGGGAGAAGGGCAACCTTGCCTGGACGAACAACTCCGATACGGTGTACTGGGCCGATCGCATCATGGAGCCGCTGTTCGAGTCGAAGCCCGAGTCGTACGTGGCGGAAGAGCTTGCGAAACGGTTGAACGTGGATTCTGCAGCCGTGAACACCATGACCGACGCCGAGCGTACGTACACGTCGCTTGCCGGTGCCATGTACATGACCGACCATGACACTATGCAATACGCCCCGCTTCTGACCATCACGCAAGAGGACATCGACGAACTCGGCGTTGAGGGCGCCCCGCAAGAAGGCATCATGACGGTGGCTGAATTCAAGGAAAAGGGACTCTATAAAACCAAGCGCTCTTTCGGCGACAAGCTGACGAACATACCGTATAAGGCGTTCTACGCCGATCCCGCGGCGAACCCCCTGGCCACATCCACGGGCAAGTTCGAGATCTACTGCCCGATGCTGTCAGGCTACGTCAACTCGGTCGGGTTCTCCACGATCTCGCCGATCGCGAAATGGCAGATCGGGGATCCCGAGCAAGGTCAGGGCACCCAAACCGACGAGTACCCGCTGTTGTTGTGGACGCCTCATTCGCTGCGTCGTGCCCACACGGTGAACGACAATGTCACATCGCTGCGCGAGGCGTTCCCGCAGGAATGCTTCATGAGCGAGGTGGACGCCGACGAGCGTGGCATCAAGAACGGCGATCTTGTGCTCATGACCAGCCCGCATGGTCAGGTGCTCCGTCCGGCGAAGGTGCTTCCGACGCTCGTTCCCGGTTCGGTGGCGCTGCAGGACGGCGCGTGGATTCAGATCGACGAAGCGACGGGCATCGACGTCGGGGGCGACCCCAACATCCTGCAGGCGCCGAAGTCTTCTGGCGAAGCGTCCCAATCGTGGACCGGCACGCTCGTGCAGGTGGAGAAGTATACGGGCGACATCAAGCTCGATCCCGACAAGAATCGGCCCATCGTCATGCCGGTTGGCGTGGAATAA
- a CDS encoding thermonuclease family protein — protein MTQSASTQRALRELVKTLSATRAGRIGLVAIVAVVLVGAVWINALAEDAPSLGASSSSVSAAREASAGVSEAAYRAADRDASRGTETQRAHLDPASFERVTVRHVVDGDTLAVATESGDHVSVRLIGMDTPESVAPQEERNCEEGVLASDHMKELVGKGDVLWLQYDTSVTDKYDRPLAYVWRALPASAAEADDPAVIARDMLNAIQVIDGYGQAKTYRPDTYHDGLFAQWGDEALADARGVTHKWA, from the coding sequence GTGACGCAGAGCGCATCGACGCAGCGCGCGCTGCGCGAGCTGGTGAAAACGCTGAGCGCGACCCGGGCGGGTCGCATCGGGCTGGTTGCGATCGTCGCGGTGGTGCTGGTCGGCGCCGTGTGGATCAACGCGCTGGCGGAGGATGCTCCTTCGCTGGGGGCGTCGTCCTCGTCCGTGTCTGCCGCGCGCGAGGCGTCCGCAGGCGTGAGCGAGGCGGCGTACCGCGCCGCCGATCGGGATGCGTCGCGCGGGACGGAGACGCAGCGCGCGCACCTCGATCCCGCCTCGTTCGAACGCGTGACGGTGCGCCATGTGGTGGACGGCGACACGCTCGCCGTTGCGACCGAGAGCGGCGACCACGTGTCGGTGCGCTTGATCGGCATGGACACCCCCGAGAGCGTGGCGCCCCAGGAGGAGCGCAACTGCGAAGAGGGCGTGCTGGCGTCCGACCATATGAAAGAGCTGGTGGGCAAAGGCGACGTCCTGTGGTTGCAGTACGACACGAGCGTCACCGACAAGTACGATCGCCCGCTCGCCTACGTGTGGCGCGCCCTGCCCGCCAGCGCCGCGGAGGCCGACGACCCCGCCGTCATCGCGCGCGACATGCTGAACGCCATCCAGGTGATCGACGGCTACGGCCAGGCCAAAACCTACCGGCCCGACACCTACCACGACGGCCTTTTCGCCCAGTGGGGCGACGAGGCCCTCGCCGACGCCCGCGGCGTCACCCACAAGTGGGCCTGA
- a CDS encoding metallophosphoesterase family protein gives MTVIGLISDTHGRLPDEALAAMADVDHIIHAGDIGGPEILHALEALAPTTAVLGNNDFDEYGSRVGRFAHPVIDGVRFLVAHYPRDVQIGFNGCAGLAAGDPIPQVCVHGHTHVPELVYGAEARPASYVVCPGAPFRPRGGFPKCTGRMRVEDGRVLGVRIASLDGQTLFEVGEGLS, from the coding sequence ATGACCGTTATCGGCCTTATTTCCGACACGCATGGGCGGTTGCCCGACGAGGCGCTTGCGGCCATGGCCGACGTCGACCACATCATCCATGCGGGCGACATCGGCGGCCCCGAGATCCTCCATGCGCTCGAGGCGCTGGCGCCGACCACGGCGGTGCTCGGCAACAACGACTTCGACGAGTACGGCTCGCGCGTGGGCCGCTTCGCGCATCCCGTCATCGACGGGGTGCGTTTCCTCGTGGCGCACTATCCGCGCGACGTGCAGATCGGGTTCAACGGCTGCGCGGGCCTGGCGGCGGGCGATCCCATCCCGCAGGTGTGCGTCCACGGGCACACGCATGTGCCCGAGCTGGTGTACGGGGCCGAGGCGCGTCCGGCATCGTACGTCGTCTGCCCCGGCGCGCCGTTCCGCCCGCGCGGCGGGTTCCCGAAGTGCACGGGCCGCATGAGGGTGGAGGACGGTCGCGTGCTGGGCGTGCGCATCGCGTCGCTCGACGGCCAGACGCTGTTCGAAGTGGGCGAGGGGCTCTCGTGA
- the nrfD gene encoding NrfD/PsrC family molybdoenzyme membrane anchor subunit: protein MFGTLVVLYLFLGGCGAGIMFVTAIWSFAFHRSVRRSQAQTKAFDDLKARCFGAGFVVLCLAALCLLLDLGRPERVFMLFTRPTLSILSFGSFTLLANLLVAGFLLAANVLYVPFVHAPARKVGEAVCAVASLLMMGYTGVYVGSIEAVALWFNVAVPVLFVLSSLSAGLSSVFVLSAFGRDVRLLDDRLLLLHQCHLVVLALEAVALVAFVGLAYLDPFAHESLAMLFDPEGLGPWFVVGLVGLGLLVPLASEGFMMAARRLLRLLPVDVLCIAGGLLLRFCVVWSGMH, encoded by the coding sequence GTGTTCGGGACCTTGGTGGTGCTTTACCTGTTCCTTGGGGGATGCGGGGCGGGCATCATGTTCGTGACGGCAATCTGGTCGTTCGCATTTCATCGAAGCGTGCGGCGTTCGCAGGCTCAAACGAAGGCGTTCGACGATCTCAAAGCCCGGTGCTTCGGCGCCGGCTTCGTCGTTCTATGTCTTGCGGCGCTGTGCCTGTTGCTCGATCTTGGACGTCCCGAGCGGGTGTTCATGCTGTTCACTCGACCGACGCTTTCCATCCTCTCGTTCGGTTCGTTCACGTTGCTGGCGAACCTTCTTGTGGCGGGGTTTTTGTTGGCCGCGAACGTGCTGTACGTGCCGTTCGTCCATGCGCCCGCGCGCAAAGTGGGCGAAGCGGTGTGCGCGGTGGCGTCGTTGCTCATGATGGGGTACACGGGCGTATACGTGGGAAGCATCGAGGCCGTTGCGCTGTGGTTCAACGTGGCGGTACCGGTTCTGTTCGTGCTGTCGTCGTTGTCGGCGGGCTTGTCGTCGGTGTTCGTGCTCAGCGCTTTCGGGCGGGACGTGCGGCTGCTCGACGATCGGCTGCTTCTGCTTCATCAGTGTCACCTCGTTGTGCTGGCGCTCGAAGCGGTGGCCCTCGTCGCGTTCGTGGGGTTGGCGTATCTCGACCCGTTCGCCCATGAGTCGCTGGCGATGCTGTTCGATCCGGAGGGGTTGGGCCCGTGGTTCGTCGTGGGGCTGGTCGGCCTGGGCCTGCTCGTTCCGTTGGCGAGCGAGGGGTTTATGATGGCTGCTCGGCGTCTTCTGCGGCTGTTGCCGGTGGACGTGCTGTGCATTGCGGGCGGGCTGCTGCTGCGGTTCTGCGTTGTTTGGTCGGGGATGCATTGA